A window of Prolixibacter sp. SD074 contains these coding sequences:
- the bglX gene encoding beta-glucosidase BglX — protein MKPNKPGKRRKTGVRAITAFAVVILAMSGCQPSGKKKSTAAHPGSRYFTDPVIAHKVDSVLSLMTLEEKAGQLCIMGAGHPHLEQLVKEGKLGGTNGVLPDRNVARYTRQMQKLAMQSHLKIPLLFMGDVIHGFQTAFPVPLALAASWDPGLVRKADSISAVEATASGVSWTFNPMIDIARDPRWGRIVEGAGEDPYLGSLMAAAAVRGYQGESLASPHTMMATAKHFVGYGAVQAGRDYNTVNMPERELREVYLPPFKAAVKAGIGAVMPAFVAFNGVPVTANRFLLHDILRKELGFNGIVVSDYDAVPELEEHGVAASSAQADVLAMKAGVDIDLHSGSYLQNLPKLVKEGKIPESVVDDAVRKVLTMKFELGLFDNPFRYSDSTLVVNYILPAGHREAARKAARETFVLLKNEKNILPLGKKLHSIAVIGPAADNQLNLLGPVHALARTEDVVTVLQGIKNAVSPWTKVSYAEGTGYDMDSESGFPEAVRAARNADVAVMVLGENNGMCGEGDSRASLQLPGNQLDLVKAVVKTGKPVVAVLVNGRPLAVNWLNNHVPGILETWFPGTEGGNAIADVLFGDYNPSGKLPVTFPRSVGQVTIFYSHLNTGRTFDPDNKYTTRYVDMPNTPLYPFGYGLSYTAFSISPVKLSMQNMSWNDTLNVSVSVVNTGKRAGTEVLQLYTHQQVASVSPPVKKLRAFRRVRLAPGEVKEITFPLTRKDLAILNQDIQWKAEPGTFDVMVGSSSGMTISAGFTLNKP, from the coding sequence ATGAAACCAAATAAGCCGGGGAAGCGGCGAAAAACCGGAGTGCGGGCGATTACTGCTTTTGCGGTTGTTATATTGGCCATGTCGGGGTGCCAGCCTTCCGGTAAAAAAAAGTCTACGGCGGCACATCCGGGGAGCCGGTACTTCACCGATCCGGTGATAGCACACAAAGTGGATTCGGTGTTATCGTTGATGACACTGGAAGAAAAGGCTGGTCAGCTTTGTATTATGGGAGCCGGCCATCCACACCTGGAACAGCTGGTTAAGGAAGGCAAACTTGGAGGGACCAACGGTGTTCTTCCCGATAGGAATGTGGCCCGCTATACGCGCCAAATGCAAAAGTTGGCGATGCAGTCGCATTTGAAAATTCCGCTGCTGTTCATGGGCGATGTGATTCACGGTTTTCAAACCGCATTTCCGGTTCCGTTGGCGTTAGCGGCTTCGTGGGACCCCGGGTTAGTCCGAAAGGCCGATAGCATATCGGCTGTTGAGGCGACAGCCTCCGGTGTTAGCTGGACGTTTAACCCGATGATTGATATTGCCCGCGATCCGCGTTGGGGACGTATCGTGGAAGGCGCCGGCGAAGATCCGTACCTCGGTTCGTTGATGGCTGCGGCTGCTGTAAGAGGATATCAGGGTGAAAGTCTGGCCTCTCCGCATACCATGATGGCTACCGCGAAACATTTTGTGGGTTATGGTGCCGTGCAGGCCGGCCGCGATTACAACACCGTGAATATGCCGGAGCGGGAACTGAGGGAAGTGTATCTGCCCCCTTTCAAAGCAGCAGTTAAAGCCGGAATCGGGGCCGTGATGCCTGCCTTTGTGGCGTTTAATGGCGTCCCGGTGACCGCTAATCGTTTTTTGCTTCACGATATTCTCCGTAAGGAGTTAGGGTTTAACGGCATTGTGGTGTCGGATTACGACGCGGTGCCCGAACTGGAGGAACATGGGGTGGCTGCATCTTCGGCGCAGGCCGATGTGTTGGCCATGAAGGCGGGTGTGGATATCGATTTGCACAGCGGCTCGTACCTGCAGAATTTGCCAAAGCTGGTTAAGGAGGGGAAAATACCGGAATCGGTGGTGGATGATGCAGTGCGAAAAGTGCTGACCATGAAGTTTGAATTGGGATTGTTCGATAATCCCTTTCGCTACAGCGATTCCACATTGGTCGTCAATTATATCCTTCCGGCAGGGCACCGGGAAGCGGCCAGGAAAGCCGCCCGTGAAACATTCGTATTACTGAAAAACGAGAAAAATATTTTGCCGCTGGGCAAAAAACTTCACTCCATCGCGGTAATTGGGCCTGCAGCCGACAACCAGTTGAATTTGCTGGGACCTGTTCATGCACTGGCCCGGACGGAAGACGTGGTGACCGTGTTGCAGGGAATTAAAAACGCCGTTTCACCATGGACGAAGGTAAGTTATGCCGAAGGAACCGGTTATGATATGGATTCGGAAAGTGGTTTCCCGGAAGCGGTCCGGGCAGCCCGGAACGCTGATGTGGCCGTGATGGTGCTCGGCGAAAATAACGGCATGTGCGGAGAAGGCGACAGCCGCGCTTCGTTACAACTGCCCGGTAACCAGCTCGACCTGGTGAAAGCGGTGGTGAAAACCGGCAAACCGGTGGTGGCCGTTTTGGTGAATGGCCGGCCGCTGGCAGTAAATTGGCTGAACAACCACGTGCCGGGTATTTTGGAAACGTGGTTTCCGGGTACGGAAGGAGGAAATGCCATTGCCGATGTGCTGTTCGGCGATTACAACCCGTCGGGGAAGCTGCCCGTTACCTTCCCGCGAAGTGTGGGACAGGTGACCATCTTTTACAGTCACCTGAATACCGGACGGACGTTTGACCCGGACAACAAATACACGACGCGTTATGTGGATATGCCCAATACGCCGCTCTACCCGTTTGGCTATGGGTTGAGTTACACCGCCTTTTCGATTTCTCCGGTGAAACTGAGCATGCAGAATATGAGTTGGAACGATACGCTGAACGTATCGGTTTCGGTCGTCAATACCGGCAAACGGGCAGGAACGGAAGTGTTGCAGTTGTATACCCATCAGCAGGTGGCCAGCGTGAGTCCGCCGGTGAAGAAACTGAGGGCGTTCAGACGGGTACGGCTGGCTCCCGGCGAGGTGAAGGAAATTACCTTTCCGCTAACGCGAAAAGATTTGGCCATTCTGAACCAGGACATACAATGGAAGGCCGAACCCGGCACTTTCGATGTGATGGTGGGAAGCAGTTCCGGAATGACCATCTCTGCCGGCTTTACATTGAATAAACCTTGA
- a CDS encoding glucoamylase family protein: protein MKKFFSVIIILLLVKGVSAQDHLNQYLTKPEHFTAKGYDSHVELRWPDLKNAVSYRLYAATGNNYQLRTETKNNYYLDFVTDLGRNISLKYKLVPVNRKGRELTSEAVEANTAIHDFTNEELMNMVQKYTFRYFWDFGRADLGMARERDNHSDGDIVTIGGSGFGVMALMVGVKHGWITREQAVGRLLNLTKFLSAADRFHGMWAHWYDANTQKSYHFSKYDDGGDIVESSFMMEGLLAARQFFNRPTPKEKFLQRQITDLWKSMDWNFYTRGQEVLYWHWSPNFGWKMNHAIHGYNECLITYILAASSPGHAISPEVYHKGWAGNNWDTFANNSTYYGIMLPLGNRKWMGGPLFFAHYSYMGLDPKGLRDRYANYWQQNKRQTLINRAYCIDNPYGWKGYGPGFWGLTAGDMVPDGYTAHAPGFQRDLGTITPTAALSSMPYTPEESMKVLKNLYRNYGKYLFGPFGFYDGINLSVADKPEEQVRKTYLAIDQGPIVVMIENYRSGLVWKSFMKNEDVLEGLKRLGFTIDDKPIQVDETK from the coding sequence ATGAAAAAATTCTTCAGTGTCATAATCATTCTCCTGCTGGTGAAAGGTGTTTCAGCCCAGGATCATCTCAACCAATACCTCACCAAACCTGAACATTTTACAGCCAAAGGATATGACAGCCACGTGGAATTGCGCTGGCCCGATTTGAAAAATGCTGTGTCCTATCGTTTGTATGCAGCAACCGGCAACAATTATCAGTTGCGGACTGAAACGAAGAATAACTACTACCTCGATTTTGTGACCGACCTGGGGCGAAACATCTCCCTAAAATACAAACTTGTTCCGGTAAACCGGAAGGGAAGAGAGCTGACTTCCGAAGCGGTGGAGGCCAATACCGCGATTCATGACTTCACTAATGAGGAGCTCATGAACATGGTGCAAAAGTACACCTTCCGTTATTTCTGGGACTTTGGACGGGCCGATTTGGGCATGGCCCGTGAACGGGATAACCATTCGGATGGTGATATTGTCACCATTGGTGGCTCCGGATTTGGGGTAATGGCCTTGATGGTGGGTGTGAAGCATGGCTGGATTACCCGCGAACAAGCCGTTGGCCGCTTATTGAACCTCACGAAATTTTTGAGTGCCGCCGACCGTTTTCACGGAATGTGGGCGCACTGGTACGACGCGAATACGCAAAAGTCTTATCACTTCAGTAAATACGATGATGGCGGTGATATTGTCGAATCTTCCTTCATGATGGAAGGTTTACTGGCAGCCCGTCAGTTTTTCAACCGCCCGACGCCTAAAGAAAAATTTCTGCAACGGCAAATTACCGACCTGTGGAAATCGATGGACTGGAACTTCTATACCCGCGGGCAGGAGGTTTTGTACTGGCACTGGTCTCCCAATTTCGGATGGAAAATGAACCATGCTATTCATGGGTACAACGAGTGTTTGATTACCTACATCCTCGCAGCCTCTTCGCCCGGTCATGCTATTTCACCGGAAGTGTACCACAAAGGTTGGGCCGGAAACAACTGGGATACATTCGCCAATAATTCCACGTATTACGGCATAATGCTGCCGCTGGGAAACCGGAAATGGATGGGCGGTCCGTTGTTTTTTGCGCATTACTCTTACATGGGGCTCGATCCGAAAGGCCTGCGCGACCGATATGCCAATTACTGGCAGCAAAACAAACGGCAAACATTGATTAACCGTGCCTACTGCATCGATAATCCTTACGGCTGGAAAGGCTATGGCCCCGGTTTCTGGGGGCTCACCGCCGGCGATATGGTTCCGGATGGATATACGGCGCATGCCCCGGGCTTTCAGCGCGATTTGGGAACGATTACGCCGACCGCTGCGCTGTCGTCGATGCCGTACACCCCGGAAGAATCGATGAAAGTGCTGAAGAACCTTTACCGGAATTACGGTAAATACCTGTTTGGCCCGTTCGGCTTTTACGACGGAATCAACCTTTCGGTAGCCGACAAACCCGAAGAACAGGTGCGCAAAACTTACCTGGCCATCGATCAGGGACCGATTGTAGTGATGATTGAAAATTACCGCTCCGGCCTGGTGTGGAAATCCTTCATGAAAAATGAAGACGTACTGGAGGGATTGAAACGATTGGGTTTTACGATTGACGATAAACCTATTCAGGTAGATGAAACCAAATAA
- a CDS encoding glucoamylase family protein, giving the protein MYKYLFFISIWMAFAMASCSKKESVSGGGTVPEPPVRLTDAELMDTVQQATFRYFWDFAHPVSGLIRERSNGNDDIVTTGGSGFGVMAIIVGVKRGYINRPEAVARLLKMVTFLRDKTTRYHGAWSHWINGATGATIPFSQKDDGGDLVETAYMIQGLLTARQFFNGSSDDETQLRGMITGLWHDVDWKWYTNGQNYLYWHWSPNYAWDMNMPIRGFNETMITYLLAVASPTHPIEPSLYDAGWAGDNYNRTLIVDKYGYYGGPLFFVHYSYLGMDPHFSDQYISASNFASYFVRNKEQTLLNREWCIGRAATYSYYNENCWGLTASDDPVNGYMAHEPTTANDNGTITPTAAISSIVYTPTESLAAMRYFYEYYGSKGLWGKYGFKDAFNIHENWYAASYLAIDQGPIIAMIENYRSGILWNSFMQDPDVQTMFSKLGFEKTNN; this is encoded by the coding sequence ATGTACAAATACCTGTTCTTCATATCAATCTGGATGGCTTTTGCCATGGCTTCCTGTTCAAAGAAGGAGTCTGTTTCAGGTGGAGGAACCGTACCTGAGCCACCCGTTCGGCTTACGGATGCGGAACTGATGGATACCGTTCAGCAAGCCACCTTTCGGTATTTTTGGGACTTTGCCCATCCGGTCTCCGGCCTTATCCGCGAACGAAGCAATGGCAACGATGACATTGTCACCACCGGAGGCTCCGGTTTTGGCGTTATGGCGATTATTGTCGGTGTGAAACGTGGTTACATTAACCGTCCGGAAGCCGTTGCGCGGTTGTTGAAGATGGTCACCTTTTTGCGTGATAAAACGACCCGTTATCATGGTGCCTGGTCGCACTGGATAAATGGTGCCACCGGCGCAACTATTCCTTTCTCGCAAAAGGATGATGGCGGCGATTTGGTCGAAACGGCTTACATGATTCAGGGCTTACTCACTGCAAGGCAATTCTTCAATGGTTCGTCAGATGATGAAACACAGTTGCGGGGTATGATTACCGGGCTGTGGCACGATGTGGATTGGAAATGGTACACCAACGGACAGAATTACCTCTATTGGCACTGGTCACCCAATTACGCATGGGACATGAATATGCCCATCCGGGGATTCAATGAAACGATGATCACTTATTTGCTGGCCGTCGCTTCTCCCACACATCCAATCGAACCGTCGCTGTATGATGCCGGTTGGGCTGGCGATAATTACAACCGGACCTTAATTGTTGACAAGTATGGTTATTACGGTGGACCGTTATTCTTTGTGCATTATTCGTATTTGGGAATGGATCCGCACTTTTCAGACCAATACATTAGCGCCAGTAACTTCGCTTCCTATTTCGTCCGGAACAAGGAACAAACCCTGTTGAACCGGGAATGGTGCATCGGCCGGGCTGCAACTTATTCTTACTACAACGAGAATTGCTGGGGACTAACAGCGTCTGATGATCCGGTAAACGGCTACATGGCTCATGAACCTACAACGGCCAATGATAACGGGACCATTACACCCACGGCAGCCATTTCGTCGATTGTTTATACGCCCACCGAATCGCTGGCGGCCATGCGTTACTTCTACGAATATTACGGTTCGAAAGGTCTTTGGGGAAAGTATGGTTTCAAAGATGCTTTTAATATTCATGAAAACTGGTATGCCGCTTCTTACCTGGCGATAGACCAGGGCCCCATTATTGCGATGATTGAGAATTACCGCAGCGGAATTTTGTGGAACAGCTTTATGCAGGATCCTGATGTGCAGACGATGTTTAGTAAGCTGGGTTTTGAGAAGACAAACAATTAA
- a CDS encoding RagB/SusD family nutrient uptake outer membrane protein has translation MKLLYMGAAIAAALLTFSGCSGNYLDVPPEGNMTPADYYSDHPTEVVNAVYNKLLDWNESSFSWLGVSSITSDDADKGSDPGDTGTDKNLLDNFTFGADALSFNDVWQGNYEGVARANQALKVLGEVTISDTLRNRLQGETRFLRAYFYWNLVRCFGDVPLIDRVPDPTNAADIAMGNTRVSKDSIYAFIKTDLQYAVANLPLKSEYAAADLGRATKGAAQTFLAKVNLYQKNWSEVLTLTNVVINSGEYSLVSDYSTIWREIGENNSESIFEIQGRGQTPNKGVQGYVDVQSVRGQFGWGFNVPSQDLADTYEAGDLRKDATIIYPGETMWDGVVINSDTPNPMYNQKAYLSRTQETYNGNSWESSKNVRIFRYAEVLLMKAEAANETGDPATALAALNQVRERVGLPDYTDSNQDNLRMKIYHERRVELAFESDRTFDLIREGRAATVLAKEGFVAGKNELFPIPQRQIELSGGLLTQNPGY, from the coding sequence ATGAAATTATTATATATGGGAGCTGCAATCGCTGCAGCCCTGCTGACCTTCTCGGGATGTTCGGGCAATTACCTGGATGTTCCGCCGGAGGGAAATATGACTCCGGCAGACTATTATTCTGATCATCCTACTGAAGTAGTGAATGCAGTTTACAATAAACTGCTCGACTGGAACGAAAGTTCCTTCTCATGGCTTGGCGTTTCCAGTATTACTTCCGACGATGCTGATAAAGGTAGCGATCCGGGCGATACCGGAACGGACAAAAATTTGCTGGATAACTTCACGTTTGGAGCCGATGCCTTGTCATTTAACGATGTGTGGCAGGGAAACTATGAAGGAGTTGCCCGTGCCAACCAGGCATTAAAAGTGCTCGGCGAAGTGACCATCAGCGATACGCTGAGAAATCGCCTGCAAGGAGAAACTCGTTTCCTTCGCGCTTATTTCTATTGGAACCTGGTACGTTGTTTTGGAGACGTTCCACTCATCGATCGGGTGCCAGACCCAACCAATGCCGCGGACATTGCCATGGGAAATACCCGCGTTTCGAAAGATTCGATTTACGCATTCATAAAAACCGATTTGCAGTATGCTGTTGCAAACCTTCCGCTGAAAAGCGAATATGCTGCCGCCGATTTGGGGCGTGCAACCAAGGGGGCTGCACAAACCTTCCTGGCCAAGGTCAATCTGTATCAAAAGAACTGGTCGGAAGTATTGACGCTGACTAACGTGGTGATCAACTCCGGCGAATATTCACTGGTAAGCGATTACTCAACCATCTGGCGTGAAATTGGAGAGAACAACTCTGAATCTATTTTCGAAATCCAGGGACGTGGTCAGACACCTAACAAAGGGGTTCAGGGATATGTCGATGTTCAAAGTGTCAGAGGTCAGTTTGGATGGGGCTTCAATGTACCATCGCAGGATTTGGCCGATACTTATGAAGCAGGTGACCTCCGGAAAGATGCAACGATTATCTACCCCGGGGAAACCATGTGGGACGGTGTGGTGATTAATTCCGATACCCCGAACCCGATGTACAACCAGAAAGCGTACCTGAGCCGTACACAGGAAACGTATAACGGAAACTCCTGGGAGTCAAGTAAGAATGTCCGGATCTTCCGTTACGCCGAAGTGTTGTTGATGAAAGCTGAAGCAGCTAATGAAACCGGTGATCCGGCTACGGCGCTGGCAGCGTTAAACCAGGTTCGTGAACGGGTAGGTTTACCCGATTACACTGATAGCAATCAGGATAACCTCCGGATGAAGATTTATCACGAGCGCCGTGTGGAACTGGCATTCGAAAGCGACCGTACCTTTGACCTGATTCGTGAGGGACGGGCAGCAACGGTACTGGCCAAAGAGGGATTTGTGGCTGGTAAGAACGAATTGTTCCCCATTCCGCAACGGCAGATTGAGCTGAGTGGCGGTTTATTAACGCAAAATCCCGGATACTAA
- a CDS encoding TonB-dependent receptor produces MKKSLLTFLVVFLGYTVMAQNITVTGKVTGADDGKPIPGASILVKGTTTGTITDFDGNYSLSVPSDGTLVFSFLGMKNVVRPVNGQKKINVTLTTSTTDLSEVRVVGYGVQRKQDITGSIAGVQGADLVKQPALTATQAIQGKVAGVQIVNSGAPGADPQVRIRGTGTILGGANPLYVVDGVITDDIRNINNSDIVSVDVLKDASAAAIYGVRGANGVIIITTRAGERGKMKISYDGYVSANVAAHKVKMADSKLYAAYTNEALGYDGKAPAFDLNNLPPYNTDWFDAITRTGISQNHNLSVSGGTDKATYYFSMGYKSDQGILDGNNYDRLTLRSNNTYKVTDFLEIGNNIGLSRYNSDNKPYSAFTAAYRQAPTVPVKDADGNYGYTDINNVGNPRATLDYTNNQSWGTRIQGSVYAKVDFTKHLQFKSNMGVDFSEGHGRIYNPVYTVSATQKNEISKLTLNQSTNEHWVWDNYFTYNNRWGNHRLKLMGGTTAEKYRTRFMNASRQNVPAQKNYWYLDLGDAASATNGSNGTKNTRNSYLGRVNYSFANKYLFTGTIRYDGSSMFPSNNRWATFPSVGLGWVLTQENFLKDNAWLSNLKLRASWGKIGNDNIPADAFTYLINSDLAYVLGPDQAYINGGTITDIKDPNLKWEVTTETDLGLEYGLFDNRLSGEIDYYNKLTSDALIYAPIAGTFGDKDGQFLTNKADIRNTGFEFSANWRDKINSDFSYNIGFNLTTNKNRIEKVGGGLPITSGSLNNGQVTTRTKEGEPIGAFWVYQTDGIFHNQSQLDAYVNSNGDPLMPNAQPGDLKLVDRNHDGVIDDNDRYYAGSYNPKLMVGLNLGLNYKSWDLSIDAYGNFGGKIYNGKKAQRWGGENIEASLANRWTPDNHNTNIPRASNAVPVASDYYLESGDFFRVNNITLGYTLPKALTEKLSISRCRFYVAAQNAITLTGYSGYNPELPGLISRNSGNSDIGSNTTNSGSLNSGIELSSYPETASYLLGLNITF; encoded by the coding sequence ATGAAAAAGAGTTTATTAACCTTTTTGGTCGTCTTCCTTGGATATACCGTGATGGCACAGAACATCACAGTAACCGGGAAGGTAACTGGCGCGGACGATGGAAAGCCCATTCCGGGAGCCAGTATTTTAGTGAAAGGTACCACAACTGGTACCATTACCGATTTTGACGGTAACTATTCGTTAAGCGTTCCGTCTGACGGTACACTGGTATTCTCATTTTTAGGAATGAAGAATGTCGTTAGGCCTGTTAACGGGCAGAAAAAAATTAATGTAACCCTTACCACTTCTACCACGGATCTGAGTGAGGTCCGTGTGGTGGGTTATGGTGTTCAGCGTAAGCAGGACATCACCGGTTCCATTGCCGGAGTGCAGGGAGCCGATTTGGTAAAACAACCGGCTTTAACAGCAACCCAGGCTATCCAGGGTAAAGTAGCCGGTGTCCAAATTGTTAACTCCGGAGCTCCGGGGGCCGATCCGCAGGTTCGTATCCGGGGAACAGGAACCATTCTGGGGGGGGCCAATCCGCTTTATGTTGTTGACGGTGTAATTACCGACGATATTCGCAATATCAATAACTCCGATATTGTCTCGGTAGATGTGCTGAAAGATGCTTCGGCTGCCGCTATCTACGGTGTGCGTGGTGCAAACGGTGTGATTATTATTACCACCCGTGCCGGAGAAAGAGGAAAAATGAAGATTTCGTACGACGGCTATGTCAGTGCTAATGTAGCAGCCCACAAGGTGAAAATGGCAGATTCGAAATTGTATGCAGCTTATACCAATGAGGCATTAGGCTACGACGGAAAAGCCCCGGCTTTCGATCTGAATAACCTGCCTCCATATAATACCGACTGGTTCGATGCGATTACCCGGACAGGGATTAGCCAGAACCACAACCTTTCGGTAAGTGGTGGAACTGATAAGGCAACGTACTACTTCAGTATGGGATATAAAAGCGATCAAGGAATCCTGGACGGAAACAACTACGACCGTCTGACATTGCGTTCAAACAATACTTACAAGGTGACCGACTTCCTCGAGATTGGGAATAATATTGGCCTGTCGCGTTACAATTCCGACAACAAGCCTTACTCCGCTTTTACAGCAGCTTATCGCCAGGCTCCAACTGTACCGGTGAAAGACGCAGACGGCAACTATGGTTATACTGACATTAACAATGTGGGTAACCCGCGTGCGACGCTTGATTATACCAATAATCAAAGCTGGGGAACCCGCATCCAGGGATCGGTGTATGCCAAAGTTGATTTCACTAAACATCTCCAGTTTAAATCCAACATGGGTGTTGATTTTTCAGAAGGCCACGGCCGTATTTACAATCCGGTTTATACCGTATCCGCTACCCAAAAGAATGAAATTTCCAAGTTGACCCTGAATCAAAGTACTAATGAGCACTGGGTATGGGACAACTATTTCACTTACAACAACCGTTGGGGAAATCATCGGTTGAAGCTGATGGGAGGTACGACCGCTGAAAAGTACCGGACAAGATTTATGAATGCTTCCCGCCAGAATGTGCCGGCACAGAAGAATTACTGGTACCTTGATTTGGGGGATGCTGCTTCGGCAACCAATGGTAGTAACGGCACAAAAAATACCCGTAACTCTTATTTGGGACGTGTCAATTATAGTTTTGCCAATAAATACCTGTTTACCGGTACCATTCGTTACGACGGTTCTTCCATGTTTCCTTCCAATAATCGTTGGGCAACATTCCCATCTGTTGGGCTTGGTTGGGTACTTACCCAGGAGAATTTCCTGAAAGACAATGCATGGTTGAGCAACCTGAAATTGCGCGCCAGCTGGGGTAAAATTGGTAACGATAATATACCTGCAGATGCATTTACTTATCTTATCAATTCTGATTTGGCGTATGTTTTGGGCCCCGATCAGGCTTATATTAATGGTGGAACGATTACGGATATCAAAGACCCGAATTTGAAGTGGGAGGTAACCACTGAAACCGACCTTGGACTGGAATACGGATTGTTTGACAACCGTCTTTCCGGTGAGATTGATTACTATAATAAATTGACTTCAGATGCGTTGATTTATGCTCCGATTGCCGGGACATTTGGTGACAAAGACGGACAGTTCCTGACCAATAAGGCCGATATCCGGAATACCGGATTTGAATTCTCGGCGAACTGGCGGGATAAAATCAACTCTGATTTCAGTTATAATATCGGTTTCAATTTGACAACTAACAAAAACCGCATAGAGAAAGTGGGCGGCGGATTGCCAATCACCAGTGGTAGCTTAAACAATGGCCAGGTGACAACCCGTACCAAAGAAGGCGAGCCGATTGGTGCCTTTTGGGTGTACCAAACCGATGGTATTTTCCATAACCAGTCGCAGCTGGACGCTTATGTGAACAGCAATGGCGATCCGCTGATGCCGAATGCTCAGCCGGGTGACTTGAAACTGGTCGACCGGAATCATGATGGGGTTATCGACGATAATGACCGTTATTATGCCGGTTCATATAACCCGAAACTGATGGTTGGCCTGAATCTCGGACTGAACTATAAGAGCTGGGATTTATCGATCGATGCGTATGGTAACTTTGGCGGTAAAATCTATAACGGTAAAAAAGCACAACGTTGGGGCGGCGAAAACATTGAAGCATCGTTGGCTAATCGCTGGACACCCGACAACCATAACACCAATATTCCAAGGGCTTCCAATGCCGTACCGGTGGCTTCCGATTACTATCTGGAATCGGGCGACTTTTTCCGCGTCAATAACATAACTTTGGGATATACGCTTCCCAAAGCATTGACTGAGAAACTGTCAATAAGCCGTTGTCGTTTCTATGTGGCTGCACAGAATGCTATTACGCTGACGGGCTACAGTGGTTATAATCCGGAGTTACCGGGACTGATATCACGTAACTCAGGAAACTCAGACATCGGATCTAACACAACCAACTCCGGAAGTCTAAATTCCGGAATTGAACTGAGCTCTTACCCTGAAACGGCTTCTTACCTCTTGGGGCTCAACATAACTTTCTAA